Genomic window (bacterium):
GCATTGCAGTCGAGCTCCCCGCCTTGATGCAGAAGTTCGACTTCCGCAAGGCGATATTGAAGGTCTGGGAGCTCGTGACCGCCGCGAACGCGTTCGTTGAGGAGCGCGCTCCTTGGACTTTAGCGAAGCAGGGGAAGACCGAGGAGCTTGCAGGCGTGTTATATTCGCTCTGCGAGAGTTTGCGGCTCCTGGCGGTTTTTCTTTCGGCATTCATGCCCGATACCTCGGCAAAGCTTCTGGCAAAGCTGGGGATAGGGGGCGGGAGCGGAACATACGACGAGAGTTCAAAATGGGGGATTCTTGCTGACGGGGTGAAGGTTGAAAAGGGCGAGGGGCTCTTCCCGCGTATCGAGATTTTGGAAAAAATCTGACAGCGCAAACTTCAATGCAAGCGATTAACGAACCCCAAGACGCAAACCTCGACGCGAAGACGCTAACCTGTTTCGAGCAAGGACATAGACATGACATCAAGGCTTAATCTTCCTGCAAGGGACATAAGGAAAGGACTAAGAATCTCTGTATTCGAGGGCGCATTCGCCCAGGTCCATATCAATCTAACGGGCGGCATATTCCTTTCTGGTCTGGCGCTGTATCTCAACGCCTCAGACTTCGAAATAAGCCTCTTATCGGCAATACCTGCCTTGTGCGCCCCTCTCGCGTTCCTCTCAGGATGGCTCGCTTATCTGACGGGCAGCAGGAAAGCAGTGACAACTGCCACATCCGCTCTTGCAAGAGGACTCTTTTTCATACCGGCTTTTGTATTGCTCCTCAAGGGATCTCTTAACATGCGCACCCTTCTCGTCATAATCGGGGCATTCAATGCGCTCATAGTCATCACTGGAAACACATGGACTTCATGGATGTCCGACCTTGTTCCAAAGAACAGGCTCGGCCGTTACTTTGGCATACGTAATACCGTTACTGGCATAGTGGGCATGGTTATCTCCTACGCTGGGGCGTTGTTCCTGGACATCTTCAAAGCCAAGGAAAAGCTTGCGGCAGGCCTTGGCTGGATTTTCCTCATAGCTTCAACGGCGTCTTTGGTAAACGCGGTCCTGCTCGCGTTCCAGCCTTACCCGCGAAGACAAAGCCAGACTTTCAGAATGGAAGAATCTTTCCTTGTGCCTTTAAGGGACAGGAAGTTCCGCAAGCTTCTCGTGTTTCTTGCATTCTGGTTCACCACATCAGGCGTTGCCTCTCCCTTTTACGGGGTGCACATGCTGGAGAACCTTAAGATGCCCTATTCGCAGGCGGCCATTTACGGCGTTGTCGCTGGCATTTTGAGCCTCCTTTTCCAGCTCGTTTGGGGACGCGTCATAGACAGGATTCACCCCAAGCCGGTTCTGCAGATAAACTTCTTCGGAATCGCATTCCTTCCCCTCTTATGGCTATTTGCAACCCCTCGTTTCTATCTTCCTATCTGGGTAGACTCGGTAATCACCGGAATCTTCTGGACAGGCGTCAACGCCTCGCTTTTCACGCTCATGCTGGGTTCGATAACCGAACAACGGCTCAAGGAGTCCTACATAGCCCTTTACTCGACTGTCGTCGGCGTATGCAGCTTCGTATCGGCTTTCCTTGGGGGTATAATAGCAGAATCGCTGGCAGGATTCAGACTCGAGCTTTTCGGCTTCACGTTCATTAACTACCATTTTTTGTTTCTTGCAGCATCCCTTGCACGAATAGCCGCGCTGCCTCTTTTAGCAAGGATAGACGACCCCGGAGTGCCCTCTGTCAAGATAACGCTTGCCGCCATGGGCGATTACGCATCAAGAAGGCTGAGCATGGGCAGAGAACTGATCGAGAACGCATTCGTACGTAGGCTGCCCCGAAGAAGCAACAGCCTTGACGAGCCAGGGAAAAAGCCGAAGAAAGAAAGATAACCGATTGACATTTCCAATTCTTCAAGTAGAATTATATTCCTAACTTCAAAGGAGAAGTATGCCTGTTACGAAAAGTGTAGTTAAGAAGGTACGTCAAGCAGAAAAAAGACGTGCCGACAATAAAGCAAAAAAGTCGAACTTAAAGACGACCGTATCGAAGATAACGCTGGCGAAACCAAAGGAGAAGTCAAAACTTTACCCCAAGGTTCAGTCTACCATCGATAAGGCCGCCAAAAAAAGACTCCTACATCCTAATAAAGCTTCGAGGATGAAGTCTAAGCTGGCAAAAGCTGCCAAGTAAGATTCCCCATCCATGTCCACAGGGCGGTGGGAAAGATATAAGGCCGGAGATTGAAGCTCCGGCCTTGAGATTTTACAAAGATTTCCAGGATTTCAATTGCGGTACTTGGGACGTGCAAAAACCATCCTTCCCGCAGGCGTGTTGACAACCCCTTTTATAACCACCTCAAGATAGCGGTTTATGTGAGTGGCGCCCTCCTCTACAACGACCTTAACGCCGTTAGAGAAATATCCGACCCCTTCATCCTGGCCCTTGCCGCGCTTGACTAAACGCACCACTGTTTCGTCTCCAGGCTTGAAATGGGGCACGAAGAGCTCGAAAAGGGCGTCAATATCTATAACCCTTACGCCCTCCCTGCGAAGCTTTTCGGCGTTTATTTCCTTCGAGAGTTTGAAAAGAACGGCCTTTTTCGCTCTTGCAAGGTTCAATGCCTTGTCCGATACGTCCAGTCCGTTCACGAACTCTATCTTTACGTCCTTGCATTTGCGAAGCCTTTCGACTGCGGACTTGGTATCATCTCCTGCATAGGGAACAATAACCTTCCCCCTCAAAAGCTGGAGCTCAAACAGAGATATGACACGTCCGTCTATCAATGCTTCGCGTTCTACGATATAGTTTTCTTTCCTTAAGAAAAACATCAGTCCTCCTTAACTGTCTAGAGGTGCTCGATGGCTTCACGAATCGATCCCACTGGAATTGTTTCTATGCCCTTGACCTTGACCGCGTTGCGTCTTGGAACTATTGCGCGCTTGAATCCTAGCCTTGAAGCCTCCTTAAGACGCAGTTCGGCCTGTGCCACCTGGCGAACCTCGCCCCCCAGGCCAAGTTCGCCGAAGATGACCATGTCATCAGGCAGTTTTCTGTCCTCTAGCGAACTCGCTATCGCAAGAACTACGGCGAGGTCGCAAGAGGGTTCGTCAATATTAATCCCGCCCACAACGTTGAGATACGTATCAAAACTGAGGGCCGAAATCCCGCCTCTTCTGGCAAGAACCGCCAAAAGCATCGCGAACCGGCGCTGTGGAAAGCCGGTCGTCACCCTCTGGGGCATCGGAAAGGGTGTGGGTGAGGTCAGACCCTGCACCTCTACAAGAAGCGGCCGTGTACCCTCTGTAACGACGGTAACTACCGCACCCTGGGGCCTGTCCGCTGCCTCGGAGAGAAAGACGAATGAAGGGTTATCTACGTCAGACAAACCCTTGTCAGTCATCTTGAAGAGACCTATCTCGTTGGTCGAACCGAAACGGTTCTTTACTGCACGCAGTATCCGGTATTCGTGGAATTTCTCTCCCTCGAAATAAAGCACCGTATCAACGATATGCTCAAGGGTCTTGGGTCCTGCAAGGGTTCCGAACTTCGTTACGTGACCGATTACGAGAACGGTAACGCCTTCCGTTTTTGCAAGACGCTGGAAACGGGCCGCCGACTCCCTGACCTGACCGACGCTTCCCGCCGCGCCAAGGAGTCCGGATACTGCCATCGTCTGTATCGAATCGACGACGACGAACTCAGGAGACGTCCCTGCGATGACGGCTTCTATTGATTCGACCTCGGTTTCGGCAAGAAGGTTGAGCTCCCCTGCGTTTATGCCCAGACGCTCTGCCCTCAGCTTCAGCTGGTGAAGGGATTCCTCGCCGGAAACGTAGAGAACTTTAGAAGCGCTGACGAGGCTGGCGGAGAGTTCAAGCGCGAGAGTGGACTTGCCAATACCGGGATCGCCCCCTAGGAGAATTACCGACCCGGGCACTATGCCGCCGCCCAGAACCCTGTCAAGCTCTGAGTGGCCCGTGGAAGTCCTTGGGCTTTCCGTGAGCTCCACGTCTGCTAGCCTCGTGGGTTTTGGAGTCTTTCCGGGCGGACTTGAAGTTTTGGACTTCGGCTGAACCCGCTCCTCCGCAAAGGTGTTCCATGCTCCGCACGATGGGCACTGACCAAGCCAGCGTGCGGACTCGAAACCGCAGTTCTGGCAAACGAACGTTGAATCGCGTTTCTTCAAAATACCTTTACGTTAATGTACTTCTCCGGGTGCTCCCGGATGTCCTTCAAGAGGAACTTAAGCTCGTTTGAGGATTCCTTGAGATTATTGTACACGGTGTCATCGGCTATGAACATCCCTAACGAACCTTCTCCGCGCTCTATCCGCGAGAGAACGGAATCCAGGCTCTCTGAGGCGGATGCAAGACGGTCAATGGACTTTCCTATCTCCTCGGATCGGTCGGCGATAGGTTCAATGCTCCGCTGGGCTTCTTTGAACAAATCCTTGACGCCGGATTCGACAGTCTCTTGAATGCCCTTGAGTTCGAGCTGTCCGAGAAGCTCCTCTATCCTCACGAGCGTTCGCTGAACGTGTTCGAGGGAGAAATCGTCGAGATAGAAGCCTTCAAAGAGCGCATCCTTTCTCGTCCTGGCGACCTTGTCGGACTGGCCCAGGTCTATCTTGATGTACTTCTCTCCGGTGAAAAGGGAACGGCTCCTCATAGTTACCCTGGAATCCACGGGTATGTCTATGTCGTCATCGATGTTAAGGGTCACGATTATCTCGTTTCTGCGGATGTCGACCTTCGTGACCTTTCCCTTTATTACTCCGGCAACATCAACCGGATCGTTCAGACGCAGCCCTCCGATATCGGTAAAACGGACCTTGACCGGATACGTCTTACGAAGCGTCCAGTAGTCCTTCAACCAACTTATGCCAAAAAGCAAAACCAGCAGTCCAAAGAACAGGAACACACCGGCTGCAACTTCTCGGCGGCGTCCTTCATTCATATAATTCCTCCAATCGCGTCGTCTTTTTCGGACGACTGAGGGTATAGTTCTTCAAGAAATAGATGTCCTGTCCGGCGCGTCGAGCAAGACCCATATCGTGAGTGACTATGAGCGAAGTTACCGAAAGCCGCTCGCTCAACTCTATTATGAGGTTGGTGATTCTTACGACCATGGCGGGGTCTAAGCCGGTGGTCGGTTCGTCGTAAAAGATGTAGGAAGGCTCTGCGGCTATTGCCCTTGCGACCGCAACCAGCTTCTTCATGCCTCCTGAGAGCTGTTCCGGATACTTTTGCCTGACGTCTCTATCAAGCCCCACGAGTCCGAGCTTCTCATCTATTATGCGGCTTCGCTCGTGCCAGGGAAGATTCTTAATCTCGAGCGCGAGGTCGATGTTGTCTTCGACAGAAAGAGAGTCCAGAAGCGCCGAACCCTGGAAAACGTAGCCTATCCTTCTCCTGAGTGTTATGAGACGCCTCTTGAATCGGGGTTTGCCCATCAGCTTGGTAGCCTCTGTATCGTCGACGAACACCCTGCCGGTATCGGGCAGGAGAAGTCCAAGTATGCATTTGAGAAACACGCTTTTGCCTGAGCCAGATTTGCCGAGAATGAGGACCCTTCTGGCATCGGGCGCGTCGAAGTTGACATCCTCGAGCACCTTCTGGCTGCCGAAGCTCTTCGAGAGGTTGGTAACCTTAATCATTGATTCTTTGACCTTTAATAGAGATTGAAATCATCTGAACACCAGGTAGGCGACTATGAAGTCGATTATCATGATCATGGAGGCCGACGTCACTACGGAGAACGTGACGGATTCGCCAACACCCTCGGCGCCCAGTCCTGTCTCGAATCCGTAGTGGGAAGATACGGAGCCCATCGTCAAGCCGAAAAGGATGGTTTTAAGGAGTCCGCCCAGTACGTCCTTCAGCTCTACGAACCTGCGCAGGCCGAAGATGTATACGTCGGGAGAAACGTTCAGTATGAGCTTTGCGGATACCGTTGCCGCGACAAGCCCTATGAGGTCGCAGTAGATGACGAGGATGGGGACTACTATGACGCCCGCTAGTATTATGGGCAGGGCGAGGTAGTGTTCGGCGTTTATGCCCATGGTTTCAAGGGCGTCGATCTGCTCCGTCACCTTCATTGTGCCTATTCTTGCGGTTATGTTCGAGCCGACACGCGCAACAACGAGCAGCGAGATTACGACAGGCGCGAGCTCGATGAGGAGGGTTCTTCCGCCAGTAGCTCCGAGGTAGAAGCGCGGAAGCTCGGCCTCAAGCTGGTATGATGTGACGAGCGTTACGACCATTCCTATGAAGATAGCAGTGAACGAAGCCACCGGAAGCGAGCGCAAGCCAAGGTAGTATATCTGATCGAGTATGAGCCTCGGTCTCTTGAGCACGTATCCCATGCCGCTGAACGCCCTGAAGGTGAACAAAAGATATCGGCCGAGCTGGCGTATCATAAAGGTATCTCCTCTATGGTTTCTTCCCCGAAATCCTCATCCTCCCTGGAATCCCTGAAGGATATAGCGTCTTCAAATCTCATGAGGTTCTTGATGAAGACCAGTTCAAACTCTCCCGTGGGGCCGTTGCGCTGCTTGGCGATGATAATGTTCGTCAAACTGCCCTTGTGTTTCTCACCCTCCTCGTCTTCTATCTCCTCGCTCTCTACCTTCTTCGTATCGTAAAAATCGGGCCGATGAATCAGAAGGACAAGGTCTGCATCCTGCTCGATTGCCCCCGATTCCCTCAAGTCGGCAAGCTGCGGTTTCTTGTCTTCACGCATCTCGGGCCTTCTTGAAAGCTGGGACAATGCCACAACAGGAGCGTTAATTTCCTTCGCGAGCGCTTTAAGCGCACGGCTAATCTCCGTTATCTCCTGCTGTCGGTTGCGCTGACCGGAGAATCCCTCGGATGCGTCCAGAAGCTGGAGGTAATCGACCACGA
Coding sequences:
- a CDS encoding ATP-binding cassette domain-containing protein yields the protein MIKVTNLSKSFGSQKVLEDVNFDAPDARRVLILGKSGSGKSVFLKCILGLLLPDTGRVFVDDTEATKLMGKPRFKRRLITLRRRIGYVFQGSALLDSLSVEDNIDLALEIKNLPWHERSRIIDEKLGLVGLDRDVRQKYPEQLSGGMKKLVAVARAIAAEPSYIFYDEPTTGLDPAMVVRITNLIIELSERLSVTSLIVTHDMGLARRAGQDIYFLKNYTLSRPKKTTRLEELYE
- a CDS encoding MCE family protein, with the protein product MNEGRRREVAAGVFLFFGLLVLLFGISWLKDYWTLRKTYPVKVRFTDIGGLRLNDPVDVAGVIKGKVTKVDIRRNEIIVTLNIDDDIDIPVDSRVTMRSRSLFTGEKYIKIDLGQSDKVARTRKDALFEGFYLDDFSLEHVQRTLVRIEELLGQLELKGIQETVESGVKDLFKEAQRSIEPIADRSEEIGKSIDRLASASESLDSVLSRIERGEGSLGMFIADDTVYNNLKESSNELKFLLKDIREHPEKYINVKVF
- the radA gene encoding DNA repair protein RadA gives rise to the protein MKKRDSTFVCQNCGFESARWLGQCPSCGAWNTFAEERVQPKSKTSSPPGKTPKPTRLADVELTESPRTSTGHSELDRVLGGGIVPGSVILLGGDPGIGKSTLALELSASLVSASKVLYVSGEESLHQLKLRAERLGINAGELNLLAETEVESIEAVIAGTSPEFVVVDSIQTMAVSGLLGAAGSVGQVRESAARFQRLAKTEGVTVLVIGHVTKFGTLAGPKTLEHIVDTVLYFEGEKFHEYRILRAVKNRFGSTNEIGLFKMTDKGLSDVDNPSFVFLSEAADRPQGAVVTVVTEGTRPLLVEVQGLTSPTPFPMPQRVTTGFPQRRFAMLLAVLARRGGISALSFDTYLNVVGGINIDEPSCDLAVVLAIASSLEDRKLPDDMVIFGELGLGGEVRQVAQAELRLKEASRLGFKRAIVPRRNAVKVKGIETIPVGSIREAIEHL
- a CDS encoding MFS transporter produces the protein MTSRLNLPARDIRKGLRISVFEGAFAQVHINLTGGIFLSGLALYLNASDFEISLLSAIPALCAPLAFLSGWLAYLTGSRKAVTTATSALARGLFFIPAFVLLLKGSLNMRTLLVIIGAFNALIVITGNTWTSWMSDLVPKNRLGRYFGIRNTVTGIVGMVISYAGALFLDIFKAKEKLAAGLGWIFLIASTASLVNAVLLAFQPYPRRQSQTFRMEESFLVPLRDRKFRKLLVFLAFWFTTSGVASPFYGVHMLENLKMPYSQAAIYGVVAGILSLLFQLVWGRVIDRIHPKPVLQINFFGIAFLPLLWLFATPRFYLPIWVDSVITGIFWTGVNASLFTLMLGSITEQRLKESYIALYSTVVGVCSFVSAFLGGIIAESLAGFRLELFGFTFINYHFLFLAASLARIAALPLLARIDDPGVPSVKITLAAMGDYASRRLSMGRELIENAFVRRLPRRSNSLDEPGKKPKKER
- a CDS encoding 30S ribosomal protein S20 codes for the protein MPVTKSVVKKVRQAEKRRADNKAKKSNLKTTVSKITLAKPKEKSKLYPKVQSTIDKAAKKRLLHPNKASRMKSKLAKAAK
- a CDS encoding ABC transporter permease; this translates as MIRQLGRYLLFTFRAFSGMGYVLKRPRLILDQIYYLGLRSLPVASFTAIFIGMVVTLVTSYQLEAELPRFYLGATGGRTLLIELAPVVISLLVVARVGSNITARIGTMKVTEQIDALETMGINAEHYLALPIILAGVIVVPILVIYCDLIGLVAATVSAKLILNVSPDVYIFGLRRFVELKDVLGGLLKTILFGLTMGSVSSHYGFETGLGAEGVGESVTFSVVTSASMIMIIDFIVAYLVFR